A stretch of Plectropomus leopardus isolate mb unplaced genomic scaffold, YSFRI_Pleo_2.0 unplaced_scaffold25936, whole genome shotgun sequence DNA encodes these proteins:
- the LOC121966801 gene encoding mitoguardin 1-like → MLECRGDIDFLAKLHCVRQACQLILCERATRMFLADTGKKILSSIIVKAQKSPKRFEEVFEEMISFLEHTEHWENTEVELATRGVKHLNFYDIVLDFILMDSFEDLENPPISIQNVINNRWLNSSFKETVSEQEILQRVSFGNE, encoded by the exons ATGCTGGAGTGTCGTGGGGACATTGATTTCCTGGCAAAGTTGCACTGTGTGCGGCAGGCGTGTCAG CTGATTTTGTGCGAGAGAGCGACCCGGATGTTTCTGGCTGACACGGGAAAGAAAATACTGTCCTCCATTATTGTAAAAGCACAGAAG AGCCCAAAGAGATTCGAAGAAGTGTTTGAGGAGATGATTTCCTTCCTGGAGCACACGGAGCACTGGGAGAACACAGAGGTGGAGCTGGCCACCCGAGGG GTGAAACACTTGAACTTCTATGACATCGTGCTGGACTTCATCCTGATGGACTCATTCGAGGACCTGGAGAACCCACCGATCTCCATCCAGAACGTGATCAACAACCGCTGGCTCAACAGCTCCTTCAAGGAGACGGTGAGTGAACAAGAAATACTTCAGAGAGTTTCCTTTGGTAACGAG